The following DNA comes from Alnus glutinosa chromosome 6, dhAlnGlut1.1, whole genome shotgun sequence.
GTCAcaaatatcaaaaagaaaaccaaagaaagtTTTGCGATGGTTTCCTTTGAAACCAAGATTGCaaaggttgtttatgtcacAGAAGACGGCTTCACACATGAAATGGCACGCTGATAAGCGCACAAAGGATGGGGTGCTAAGGCATCCTGCCGATGGACTAGCGTGGAAGGAATTTGATGAGCGGTACCCGGAATTTGCTTCTGACCCACGCAATGTAAGGCTTGGCTTATCgtcagatggatttaatcctttcGGCAACATGAGCACTTCTCACAGTACTTGGCCAGTAATGTTAGTACCGTAcaacttgcctccttggatgtgcatgaaacaacctTCACAAATGTTATCCTTGATTATCCCAGGCCCACGTTCACCTGGAAGAAAGATTGATGTCTACCTAGAACCCCTCATTTCTGAATTGAAGGAATTATGGGATGTTGGACTTTCGACTTATGATGCATCTTCCAAAAGTAATTTCACGATGCGTGCGgccttgatgtggacaataaatgatttTCCTGCATATGGTGATTTGTCTGGGTGGAGTATGAAAGGGCGTGTTGCGTGTCCTTGTTGTATGGGTAATACATGGTCTAAGCGGTTAAGAAATGGGAAAAATTTTTGCTTTATGGGCCATAGAAGATGGTTGCCAATGGATCATAGTTTCAGAATGGATAATCAGTCGTTTGATGGTACGCAAGAAATGGATCCTCCGCCTATTGTGCCAAATGGGGATGAGATCATGTCACAGTTAGAGGAAGTTGATTGGGTTGCAGACCAGCCTTATATTGCGAGGAAGCAGAATATTGTTGGGATAGGTGCTGAAATGCCAgtattttggaagaaaaagagtatttttttcGCATTGccatattggaaagataatttgTTGCGCCACAATCTTAATGtgatgcacatagagaaaaatgtggtTGACAATATTATTGGCACGATATTGGACATAAAAGGGAAGACGAAAGATAACATCAATGCACGTTTGGACTTAGAAGAAATGGGTTTGAGGAGTGATCTTCACCCAGATCGCTCCAAtctaaataatcattttttccCCCTAGCTTGCTTCACAATGTCTAACAAACAGAAAGATGACTTCTTGGCAGTATTGGCGAATGTGAAAATGCCAGACGGGTATGCTTCAAATGTGTCACGTTGTGTCAAAATTAAGGAACGTTGTATTAAGGGTATGAAAAGCCATGACAGTCACATTTTCATGCAACACCTCATGCCAATTGCACTGAGAAAATCATTGCCAAATAAGGTTGTTAAACCTTTAATAGAGTTGTCTTGCTTCTTTAGAGATATATGCTCGAAAACACTTCATGTAGAAGATTTGGATCGACTAGAGAATCATATCCCCTACATATTGTGCGATTCGGAACAAATCTTCCCACCAGGATTTTTCACAGTGATGGTTCACCTTGTTGTACATCTGGTTCGCGAATGTAAGTTAGGTGGACCGGTTCACTATCGGTGGATGTATCCTATTGAGAGGTATGCCAAATATCATTCAGTCATTAAATTTTGTGGTTTACTTAACTAGGATGTTACTTATACtctttttcttaatatatatatatatatatatatatatatatatatatatatatatatatatatatatatatatatatatatatatatatatatatatatataggtgccTACATCGATATAAGATAAACGTTCATAACAAAGCTGTACCAGAAGGGTCTATTGCGGAAGGGTACATAATGGATGAATTACTAACCTTTTGTTCACGGTATTTGGAAAAGGCGCCAACGATTCATAATAGGCCGTGCAGAAGTGTTGATGACTCTAGAGGGGCGGTCCATACAGTCGAACTTGACGATATGACATTGAGACAGGCACATCGATATATCCTCCTAAACGTCGAAATGTTTGCTCCATTCCGAACGTGAGTTGTATTATATGTAGTAGAATTAGatgtatatatgtttatattgtAAGGCCATCATAACATTGAGATGTATACATATGTGATATGTAGGATGCATATGGAGGCGTTACGTCTAACTAATAATGGGGACAGACTTTCGGACAACGGACTATATAAGAAGCATAGACTTGAATTTTCTGACTGTACCGGGATTATGTAAGTGTTATGCCACACTTGGGGGACGTTATTTTAATGGTTACCTTGTTGTGCAATTATACTCATTATAACGAAGTTTAAACTTCAATCAGGTTCGAAACATGGATGAGATCCGCAAAAATGAATTAGGGGAAAAGCTAAGGTGGCATGCGGTAGGGCCGGTTGGATATGCCTTAGAATTTAAGCGATATGTCAGTAATGGTACATTGTTTCGCACTAGAGATAACGATCTAGGAAAGACAACTCAAAATAGTGGAGTAAGTGTATTGGCTGAATATGGCCCGACCTACTACGGCTTGCTAACTCGTATGTTTGAGTTGCAATATTACGATGGATCTCGTTATGTGATGTTCAAGTGTGATTGGACGAATATCACCCCAAACAGGGGATACAGGAAGGATGAATATGGCTTCGTTCTTGTAAATTTCAGTCACCTAATACACACGGGTGAACGGATTACTGATTATCCGTTTATATTGTCTTCCCAAGCATCACAAGTATATTATGTTGCGGATGAAAGGAACCCGAACTGGGTTGTCGTCGTTACGACAAAACCAAGAGACGTATATGACATTGGCGAAGGGCAAGCAAACGAAGATGATGTATTGTTAtgctttatttcaaaacttttgacacttcctatattaatatattgtttataaaatttgggttaTATTGATAACAAGTTTTTTGCATTATGCAGGTATAAATGGCGCCAAGGAATTACAAACGTATAAGAACTGAATCAGCATATGTACCAGATATGTCTGCAATACCCACAGAGGACGAGGAGACACAAGATCCATGCACAGGAGCTTTCATTTCTCAGGATGGACCTCCTTTTGGCCACCAACATGACTCAGATGATGATGCGCAGATACATCCCTCCCCCACTAATGGTCTTGAGGTAGAGTCCACCCCTACAACACAGGCACCACCACATCACTATCGACCGGGAGACATAATCACTAGAGGTATGCTAATTACAGtttgatttaattatattttacacATTATAACCATgtgataggttttttttttttttttttttttgaattatagaTGAAAATGGATTTCGCCAGACGATTGGTATGCCCTCACCTGGAGACATCTGGGGGTTGCGTGACGGGCTGCAAGTGGTTATTCAATTGAATAATAATGGTCAGGCAATAGGAGTGGGTAGTGAGAAGTTAGCCCGCTTTGGTGCTTTACTTGTTAAAAAAGGGGGTCTTTGCCCCATGGGTAACCCAGACTGGAGGACAGTACCCGATGAACAGACAGATCCTATGTGGGAAATAATGcgggtaaaatatatttttgtaagTATATTTAAGATATTTCATGCGGATCATATAGTACTAACATTGTTTTTATTCTAACTTGGATTGTAGAGAAAATTCTATTTTGATACAAGCTTGCCGCCAGAAGCTGTAAAAAAGATAATCATCCAGGGGTTGGGAACAAGAAGGAAGGAACATAAATACGAACTAAAGCGTTCGTTGAACATCCAGCCGGGTGAGACTGCTCAAAGTCTCATTGCGTCAGTAGCGCCTGCATCCATGGAAGACCCTGAGGAGTTCAAAACTATGGCTAAATATTGGACAGATCCCAGAGTCCAGGTAATTAACAATGCATAGTTTGTACCGTTTCCCATTTTTTATACATCTATTTATCACTATCTTGTTGAGAATATTTAGGCCAAAGCCatgaaaaataaggaaagcCGGGGCAAACAGACATTAGTCCACGCTTGTGGGTCAAAGAGCTTAGCCAGGAGTGCATTCGAGGATGtacgtatgtatatatatatatagacatatataGACATATTCATTACAAGGTTTTCTTAATGTGATGtgtgataattattttttgagcTCAATAATATGTAGGAGTCGAAATCAGGGAGGGGTCCCGATAGAGGCGAGTTATTCATAAAAACTCACAAGCACAAGGATGGTACCCCAGTTTCTATAGAGGCCGCGGCCAAAATTGTATGTGTCGTCGTCGTTTTAATATTAATAGGTTTATTAATGACATttttccatttgtttttttGCACAACATTAAAATGAATGATGGTGAATTTCTAACACTTTTGTCATGTACGTTGCAGTGCAGATAGAGGAGTTGATGGCACAACAACCGCAATCGACTCGAGGGTCCACACAGGGGACAATTTCTTGGGATCCAAATGATGTATACTCCAAAGTTTTTGGCAAGGAAAAGCCTGGTCATGTACGTGGTCTGGGAAAAGGTATTCCACCTAAGTCATCGGCATGGACTTCGTCATTGATGCCAAAAGGTACCTGCAATGATCCTGCACATTCGAATTTTGATGCATTTAGAAAAGAAGTGGCCATGGATTTTGAGAAGGTATTTCAGCAGTTGAATGCGGCTGGCTTGTCACAGGTAAATTCAAAAGATGGCTTTTAGCATATACAATGAAATAAATTTTCCTCTTATTAACCAATATTCCGGTCTATGTAGAATGGAGGTGCGTTGAATGTTAACTTTGATGGGGATAAAGATTCGGAccatgatgatgaagaagatgatgatgagacGCAAGGTTAATGATTaggtatactttttttttatttctgatTTAAGCTTATTTCATTAATTGCTCTTAGAGTCTGAAAATTGGGAAATATTGTTATGATATTGTATGGTTCCACTTTGTTAAGAATGGGACCCCACGGGAGTAGGTAGCTAGGAATATGGAAAAGAAATTAGTGTATGGTTCCACTTTGTTTGGTCAGATATATTTATTGAAGAAAGGGACAGAGAATCTAATTGGATGTTTGGCTGTTGTTGCCTTCCATGTTTTCATATATACATAGAAAAAGCATTGGTAAGGGGAGAACCTTCCTAAACTGGAAATTGTCTTATAAACAGTGATGTGCTTGTCCATGAATATGAATATGCAGAAACATCTCTTTTGTCCTCCCATTTTTAGATGTTGAAATAAATATGCAGAATCATAAACATTATTTGAATTAAGAAAAGGTAGATGATAAAGGGCCAATGACTATAATTGTAGTGTTAGATGGGTTAATTATTGAATGGTGACAAATGAAATATTCGTAGGGGTCAGCGGACATATATAGGCTTCTGTGAGTCAAGGAACACATTTCAAATGCTTCTTAAGTTTGTCAAGTGTCTAAAATAATTTTGTATAGGGTCAATGCCACAGAGACTTAGTTTCATCTCTCTTGTTGATGTTTCTCTTTTTATGTTGATGTTGACATTAGGTTGTAAAAGTTGATGTTCTAACGTTACATGCTTGCGATGTTATCTCAATTTTGCCCGAGTTATTTGTTTGATAGTCCTACTTTTGCTACTTCTTCTCTCAACAATGTATGTGGACCGTCCATACTGCATTTTGATGGCCTAGAGGTGGCTATTTTTGCTTGAATATGATTTGAACCACCATGACTTTTGTCCTCGAGTGTGTGGGGTTTTGATGGCTACTAATACGGCCATTTACAGTCTAATTTGCACATGTTGGATTGATGGGTCATGGGTGTATAGGACAATTTGTTCAATGTGTATGTTGAACTACTTTACAATTGACATTCATTTTATTTGCTACTTTGTACCGTCTCAGACTAATGTGCTTCATATGAAAATGCAGGAATGGGAATACATGTTGGGGAATATTTTGCAGACAAAATGCAGGGACTTGGGATATACATCTTCAGGAATGGGGAGACACAGTCCAGATTGATTAAATATCTAACTAAATACTATTGTAGCTTGTTGATGACTATGGGattgatcatattaattttttgtagcaGCTAGTATAGTACTTGGttgtttcttaattaatagttGGATTGTTGTATGctattttgttatattaattaaatatataatatgttttcccttggttatttgtcaattttgattAGATATTTTataaggttttaaaaaaaattgattatactGGAATAATTCCggtataattaaatttattaaattggaaATCAACTTTCCAACTAAGGTTTAGTGGCACATAAATCATGTGCAATGAAACATGATTTTATGGCACATATATAAACGTGCAGGAAATTAAAATTGCTGGCACATAAATCATGTGTCATGAGATATAGTTTGCTGGCACCTATTTAGGTGCGCAAAATTGTGTTATATATGTGCTAGAAAATTGAGTTTCTTGGCACATGATTTATGTGCCAGCAAAATTAATTCCCTGCACATATATCATGTGTCAGAAAACCAATTTTATTGACACATAACTTATGTGTCAGGAAAAATTAATTCCTTACACATATATCATGTGTCAGAAAACCAATTTTACTGACACATAACTTATGTGTCAGGAAATTTTCCTGACACATAAGTTATGTGCCAATAAATGAACTTTCTTGACTACAAAGCTGCGACATTAGAGATATGTGGGGAATTAAAGGTCAGGAATTGTTTCTTGACATTTAATACCTACTTCTTGACACATAATAAATGTCaaaaaatgcctttttttttgtagtgggtgTTGAATTGGGTAAGGTAAAGGTAAGTGAAGAGGAATCAGAGGAAAGGATGGAGGTGgaggatgaggaagaatctgTAGTAGACGTAGCCATGGATGAGCGTTGGCTTGTTTGTTGCTCTAGCTAATACCATGAAAGTTTGATGAAATCTGTTTTGGTTGCTTAATCAAAAACAGTAAGAGTTCTATGTATTTATAGACGATCAGCTAGCTTAGAGCTTTGTACAGATAGATTTTACAAGAACAGAGCAACTATTACTACAAGAAGCTAAGAATTAAGGAAGATCAACATGATTATTAAAAGAGGAAAAACCAAATAAGGAAAATGAGAAGACTCATCTCTGAGGCTTGTCTAGGGGTGTGGTTGTGCAGAGTAGCTGGCTAAGAGACTGTATGTAGAGGCAACTGTTCACAGAAAACATGTATGCATGTTTTCTGTGAACAGCTGCTGTCAATCTCCATTAATCATGGGATTAGCTTGTTGACTTAGATTTGGGAAGCTAGGGGTAGAGTCTTGGGTAGAGTCTGGATTCACTTTAACATGTATATTCTCGGAGAGCTAGTCATTTCTCCGTTTTCCATAAACTTGTACCCAATGCATACTTGCTGGAACTCCCTCCTACTATGGGTATTAGTCCTGCATGTCAAGCTAAAAGAGGAGATAGAAGCTATTCTTGGCGACCAGATTTTTTCAACTTGTAGGCTATTAGAAGTTTTTAAATATGTGGAAGAATCGTCCCCTCTCTGATTGATGTTGGTTGCAAACTAGGGAAGTCCAACGGCTCAATAACCCTGATTTTTATGAATTCTATCAATCCCAGTACTCACCGCAAGTTCTTTTTAGGGTGGGAGAGAATTGGTGGAGGTCATGCAACAAGAGACTAACGGCTAGCAAAAATTCCTCTGTTGTACGTCATGGTTTTTGGTTTGACGCAGTGCCGGCTCAATAGTTTTTGAGGTCTAAGGTGAAAAATTTAGGTGGagccttttttatatttaaatatttgatCTTTTCCGAACGacttgtaaaatttatttttgttaggcgatatttaatttcaatagatgtcatattttgtgttgatttacatataattctttttatctagaatttaatttacttcattctaaaaattattttaacggACAACTTAGTCGAAGTTTTAAGTTCAtgtaaaattatgagtttagtaACTGTTTTAGGGGTACAGTTAATGCTACattccatttttctttatttttctccttaatatcttgaaattcaattttttatatttatttttttactgtaATTGATgtcttaattaaagagcattgactaacttttttgtcataattttttttttaccataattgaggCCTTAATTAAGGATGATTGACTAACTTTTTTGTCatagtattattttttaccataattggggTCTTAATTAAGGAGCATTGACTAACTTTCTTATCATAATtgaggctttaattttttttttttttataaaaggaaatTCAATTATATTATTTCTATTTGGGGCCTTATTTAATTGGGGCCTTAGGCGATTGCCTAATTTGCTTATACATATGAGCAGGCCCTACGTTTGACGTAGTGCAGTAAAAATCTGTTATTAGAttattactaa
Coding sequences within:
- the LOC133871608 gene encoding uncharacterized protein LOC133871608, whose translation is MAPRNYKRIRTESAYVPDMSAIPTEDEETQDPCTGAFISQDGPPFGHQHDSDDDAQIHPSPTNGLEVESTPTTQAPPHHYRPGDIITRDENGFRQTIGMPSPGDIWGLRDGLQVVIQLNNNGQAIGVGSEKLARFGALLVKKGGLCPMGNPDWRTVPDEQTDPMWEIMRRKFYFDTSLPPEAVKKIIIQGLGTRRKEHKYELKRSLNIQPGETAQSLIASVAPASMEDPEEFKTMAKYWTDPRVQAKAMKNKESRGKQTLVHACGSKSLARSAFEDESKSGRGPDRGELFIKTHKHKDGTPVSIEAAAKICR
- the LOC133870292 gene encoding uncharacterized protein LOC133870292; the protein is MAQQPQSTRGSTQGTISWDPNDVYSKVFGKEKPGHVRGLGKGIPPKSSAWTSSLMPKGTCNDPAHSNFDAFRKEVAMDFEKVFQQLNAAGLSQNGGALNVNFDGDKDSDHDDEEDDDETQG